TGGTGGCAGCGCGGGGTCCGGCGTAGCGCACTGTAGCAGAATATGCTACGATTCGCTACGTGGCGAAGACAATCCCCCAGCGCGACCTCCGCAACAACAATGCCAAGGTGATCGATGAGGTGGCCGCGGGTGAGACGTTCGTGGTGACGCGCAACGGCGAACCGGTGGCCGAACTTCGCCCGCTGCGGGCCGTCCGCCGCAGATTCATCACTCGCGACGAAGTCGCCGCACTGGCCAGCACAGCGGTGCGCATTGATCATCGTCAGTTCCGTGCCGACCTCGACCGGTTGATCGACCAGGGTCTGTGAGGTGACCTCCGGCTTGTTGGACACGTCGGTCGTCGTCGACTGGCACGACCCGGCGATCGTTGCCGCACTGCCCGACGAGATGGCGATTTCGGCCATTACGGTTGCCGAGTTGGCCGCCGGTCCGCTGCTGGCGACGACGCCGATCGAGGCGGCCAGACGCCAGGCCCGGTTGCAAGAGGTGGAATCGCGGCTGGAGCCGCTTCCGTTCGACGGGGCCGCCGTGCGCAGCTACGGGCTCATCGTTGCCGCCGTGGTGCACGAAGGACGAAAGCCGCGAAGCCGGTTCGCGGACCTGCTCATTGGCGCGACGGCGCACGCCAATGGCCTAGATCTCTACAGTCGAAACGCCGAGGACTTCGCGGGGCTGGAGAAGCTGATCCGCGTCGTGGCGGTGTGACTACCGATGCAGTAGGTTGGGTTGCCCTGCGCCGGCGGTGGTTTGGCGGCCCGACGACCAGGACGCGACCACGCCGAACCGGGATGGTCTTGCGTTTGGCGATCCCTGTCGTCGTCTGCTGTCGTCTTCCGTCGTGCATCAGGACGCGCCGAACACCGTGGGAAAGGTTCAGCTAGGTTTAGTCAGTTAAGACGTCCCCCGCCCTCGTAGCTCAGGGGATAGAGCACGGCTCTCCTAAAGCCGGTGTCGCAGGTTCGAATCCTGCCGGGGGCACGAAGATGTTTTTGCAATTCAGGGGCGGTATTGAGGCCGGGGTCAGAATGCCGGTCCGAATGCCGTGCGCTCCGTTGGCGGCGTGGTATGCGGTCAGCAAATTCCGCCCCGAGGTGTGTGCATAGTTGTGACATAAGTCCAAGCACCATCTGGTCAAGCGGGATGTGGGCTACGTTGGCCCTGGTGCAACCGGCGGTGTGCCCAGATCGCTGCTGCGATCAGGTGCGGCGGCAGCGAACGCTTGGATAAGCCCGAGTTGCATTCAGCGCACATGGTGGCCAGGTTCTCGTCACTGGTCAGGTCGGCGTCCGACAGACCCGCCACGTGGCCGTCATGGACGGAAACGAGATGACCCACTTCCAGGGGAACGTCGCTGCGATGGCACATGACGCAGGCGAAGTTGTCGCGCAAGAAGATTCGGCTGCGCTGCCGTGGCCTGGTACCCGGCCTAGTGCTCAGCGATCGACGTTCCCGCCCTGTCTCGGACCGTGGCGCGTTGTAGCAATACCCTTGGCACTGGGCGCATCTCACGATGTCTTGACCGTTGCGCGTGGTGATGGTGCCGTTTGGGCAGCCGCACCTCGGACACGGCTCGCGTATCGCGTGTTGTTCGCATTGGTCCGCCGAGGTGGTCATGCCTAGAAAGCTACGACCGACTAGACACCGCACAAGGACGTCGTGTGGATGAATCGGTCAATAACCTGGGGATGAGCCGACCCGGTCTGTGAATGATCATGTGGACAAAGCTGTGGAAGACACACCCGGCAGGGCAGTTATCGAAGTTAATCCGCTGGTAGTCGGTTTCAGGGTTGGCTGCAACCGCCCGGGCTCGAAATTGCACCGGCGTGTCGTCCAGGCGTTGGCGCTTTCGGGCGTGTTGTCGGGACCTGTGGCCCGTCGGTGGCCAGCCACTGCGAGGCGACGACGCGCCCGCCCAGCCGCACCCAGCTCACCGCCACCCTGGGCCGGTGACGTCGCCAGCCGCGGGCAGCTCGCACAACTCCCCCGACCGCCCGCGGCCAACCACGTCCTTCTCAAAGATCCGTATTACGGTTTACAATGAGTCGCATTACGGATCGCACTTCATACGTGACAGGCAGGAGGTGACACGCTCGGATCGGGTTGGCTACGCGAGCTGGCAAACCCATCATCCGCCTACCGCAAGCGGGGCGAGTGACTTGTAACGCCCATTGACCGCGGGCCGAACAACTGGAAGCGGCCCCCCGAGAAGGAGCTCGCCCCGCCCTTTTCTGGAATCGGCAATGACCGTTCGCAAACGAGAAGACAGGAGTTTCACGTGACAGATCGCACAATCCGGCTCAAGCCGATCGGCGCCGGACTGGGCGTGGCCAGCATCGGCGTCGCAGCCGCGGCCCTCATGAGCTACGGGATGACCGGCACCTCGAGTGCGGACACCGACTTCAAACAGGCTCCCGCAACCATCACGGCAACCGAGGGCACGGACACCGTGACCGCCACCGTCGACGTAACCACCCCGACCACGCCGCCGCCCACGCTGACCACGCTCCAGTCGCCGTCTTCAGCACCCCCGTTGCCGCCCGCCCCGCCGGCTCCGTAGTTACCGCGCGGGGGGCCGAGACACTGCCGTGCTGTCCAAAAACGCACGGCAAACAGCAGCCATCCTCATCACCTCGCCGCGCTGCGCGATCACTCCTGACCGGTTACGCTGCCGCAGGCCCCCCTTGGTGGGCGGTCGGCGAGGAGGAAAGCCGGGTGACTGTGAGTGAGGGTCTGCCGCCCGACGGTTTCCCAAGAACGTACCTGCGCAGGGTGGTTGCGGCGTCCATGGCCGGCACCGTCGTCGAATGGTATGAGTTCTTCCTCTACGGCACCGCCGCGACGCTGGTGTTCAGCAAGGTGTTCTTCGCCCAGAGCGGCAATGACCTGGACGCCATCCTCGCTGCCTTCGTGACCTATGCCGTGGGCTTCGCCGCCCGCCCGCTCGGTGGCATCGTCTTCGGTCAATTGGGGGACCGGTTCGGACGCAAGAAGCTGCTGCAGCTGAGCCTGTTGCTGGTGGGCGCCGCCACGTTCCTCATGGGCTGCCTGCCGACCTTCACCCAGATCGGCTACTGGGCTCCCGCGCTGCTGGTGACGCTGCGGTTCATCCAAGGTTTCGCCGTCGGCGGCGAATGGGGCGGTGCGGTGCTGCTCGTCGCCGAGCACAGCCCCAATGCCAGCCGTGGCTTCTGGGCGAGCTGGCCGCAGGCCGGAGTCCCCGGCGGCAACATGCTGGCCACCGTGGTGCTGCTGGTCCTCACGTCCACATTGTCGGATGCAGCGTTCCTGAGCTGGGGCTGGCGCGTGGCGTTCTGGTTGTCGGCGGTTGTCGTCCTGATCGGCTACTACATCCGCACCAAGGTCACCGACGCACCGATCTTCCTGGCGGCGCAACAGCAAAGCGAGCGCGCCAACGCCGCGTCTTTCGGCCTCACCGAGGTGTTAAAGCGTTACCCGCGTGCCGTTTTCACCGCGATGGGGATGCGCTTCGGGGAGAACGCCATGTACTACCTGGTGGTCACTTTCTCCATCACCTATCTCAAGGTGCATGCGCACGCCAACACCGTGGCCATCCTGTGGTGGCTCCTGGCCGCCCATGCCGCACACTTCGTCGTCATCCCACTGGCCGGACATCTCAGTGACCGATTCGGCAGGCGCCCAATCTATTTCGTCGGTACGGTCACCGCCGCCACGTGGGGTTTCTTCGCTTTTCCGATGATGGACAGCGGTCGCAACGCAATCATCGTGTCAGCCGTGGTTATCGGATTGGTCTTCCATGGCCTGATGTATGCAACCCAGCCCGCAGCCATGGCCGAGATGTTCCCGACCCGGATGCGCTATTCCGGAGTCTCGCTGGGTTATCAGGTCACCTCCATCGTGGCCGGTTCGCTGGCGCCGATCATTGCCGTTCGCCTGCTCGACACCTACAAGTCCGCCACACCCATTGCCTGGTACCTGGCGGCTGCCGCCTCGGTCAGCGCCCTGGCCGTCCTCGTGGCCCGCGAGACCAACGGCGTTGACCTGGCCGACGTCGATCGCGCCGACGCCCAGCGGCTGTTTGCCGAACGAAATCCCGTGCTACCGCAGGAGCATCACCACGGACCCGAGCCGATCGCCCTCGTCGCCGACACCGAATAGCGCTCGAATAGCGCTCGACTAGCACAAGCCTCCCTATCCATCAGCTATGGATCTCGGCCAAACCGGGGTTCAGCGAGCACCCGACGAAGTACTCTGCAGCTACGGAGTGCCTTCCTGCGCGGTTTGCGGGGCACCTGCCCATCTAATTCACCTATCGGACAGGCAATCCGGCGCTTCTGCGAGTTAGGAGAATGTGATGACGTTTGTGGTCACCCAGCCGGAGACACTAGCGGCGGCGGCCGGGAATTTGCAGGAGATCGGATCGGCAGTCAGCGCTCAAAACGTCGCCGCGTCGGCCCACACGACAAGCGTCGCCCCCGCGGCGGCCGACCAGGTGTCGGCGCTGACGGCAGCGCGGTTCAGCGCACACGCGCAGCTGTACCAGGCGATCAGTACCCAGGCTGCCGCGATTCACCAGGCCTTCGTTGCCGCCCTGGCCGCCAGTGCCAACTCATATGAGGCGACCGAGGCCGCCAATGCCATCGCGGCCGGTTAGCCCGGCCAAGACTGGCCAAGAAGGGTGTTAGCCACGGACTTCGGTGCGCTGCCGCCGGAGGTGAATTCCGCCTTGTTGTACGAGGGTCCAGGGTCTGGACCCATGCTGACGGCCGCCACCGCGTGGGAAAGCCTTACCGCGGTGTTGAACTCCGCAGCGGTTTCCTATGCCTCGGTGGTCTCGGCGCTGACGCTCGAGTCGTGGCTGGGTCCCGCGTCGGCATCGATGGCAGCTGCGGCCGCGCCCTATGCGGAATGGTTGAGCGCCGCGGCGGAGCAGGCCCGGCAGACCGCCGCCCAAGCATCGGCAGCGGCGGCGGCATACGAAACGGCGCGGGCCGCAGCGGTGCCGCCGCCGGTGATCGCTGCCAATCGCAGCCAATTGGCGTTGCTGGTCACGACGAACACCTTCGGCCAAAACACCCCGGCGATCGAGACCATCCAGGCCGACTATGCCGAGATGTGGGCGCAGGACGCCGCCGTCATGTACCAGTACGCCGAAGCGTCCGAGACCGCGTCGACGCTGATGCCCTTCAGCCAACCGGCGCACACCGCCGACCCGACGGCGTCGGCGTCCCAGGCCGCACAGGTCCCCGGGGGTGCCGACGCGTCAGCCGTCGCGGGACCGGCAGCGTCCATCGGTCCCGAAACGCTGCAACTACTCGCGGCGGCCGCGTCGTCTCCGCTGACGTCACAGCTGCCCGCGCCGGCGGCCAGCATCACCATCCCCACCCCGATCGGGGAGCTGGATGTGCTGGCCCTCTACATCGCGGCCATCGGGACTACCAGCCTGTCCCTATCAGTGGTGAACACCGCGAGACCGTGGTACTACGGCTACAACGGATTTCGTCCCGCCCCGAGCCCCGGCGCTATACAACCCACGCAGGGTGAGCCCATCAGTTCGGAGCGCGAGGTGTTGGCGTCGTCGCAGCGAAGCGTCGCTGGCGCACCCGTGTCCGCGGGTACCGGCCAGGCGGCCCTGGTAGGGGGGTTGTCGGTGCCGCACGGCTGGACCATGGCCGCCCCAGAGATCAAGCTGGCGGTCGAGTCGCTGCCCAGCGCCGGCCTGACCGCCGCACCCACAGACCTGGGAGGGGCTCCGGTGGGCCTGCTGAGCGGGATGGCGCTGGCGGGTTTGGCCGGACGCGGCGCCGGCGGCACGGGGCCACGCGTCCCCAACGAAGCTGCCGCGGAGGAGGACGGGGAACCCAGGCGCAAACCCACCGTCGTGGTGATCCAGCAGCCGCCGCCCGCCGGAGGAACACCGGGCAACCGTCCGCACTAGCTGAGCCGGCGGTACTGCTGCACCCGCGATCTGCGGAGTTGCAGCAGCTCAGCACCATTCGTCGAGTCTTGAGGCCCGTGTTGGCGAAGATGTTTGTCAATCGCCGCCGATGGCAATGTCCCACAAGAGGGGGGCGTATCGGCCGGCCTTTACGCCTTCCCAGGTCCCGTCGGTTCAGCCCGAGAGCCGATGGGGCCGCCCACCTCACGGGCGGGGTTGCGCGGCTCACCGATATCACCGAAGGCACGCACCAACCTGGGGTACCGTGCCGCATATGGACGGCACTGCAGGCGTGTGGATTCTCGGCGGCTACCAAAGCGATTTCGCTCGCAACCTCACCAAGGAACGCCGTGACTTTGCCGACCTGACGGCAGAGGTCGTCGCCGGCACGCTGACTGAAGCCCGGGTCGACGCCGCCGACATTGCCGCTACCGGCGTCGTCCATGTCGCTAATGCCTTCGGCGAGATGTTCGCCGCTCAGGGCCATCTGGGAGCGATGCCGGCGACCATGTGTGACGGCCTCTGGGACACCCCGGCCTCCCGGCATGAGGCCGCGTGCGCGTCCGGCAGCGTGGCCACACTGGCGGCGATGGCCGACCTACGCTCAGGCGCATACGACAGCGCGCTCGTCGTCGGCCTCGAATTGGAAAAGACCGTGCCCGGTGACACCGCGGCGCAATACTTGGGCGCGGCGGCGTGGACCGGCCACGAGGGTGCCGAGGCGCGTTACCTGTGGCCTTCGATGTTCGCCGAAGTCGCCGACGAATACGACCGGCGCTACGGCTTGGACGACACGCACCTGCGGGCCATCGCCGCGGTCAACTACGCCAACGCCCGCCGCAATCCCAACGCCCAGACTCGGGGCTGGACGATTCCCGACCCGATCACCGACGACGACACCACCAACCCGATCACCGAAGGACGGCTGCGCCGCCTGGACTGCAGCCAGATGACCGATGGCGGCGCGGGAGTGGTGCTGGTCAACGACGCCTATCTGCGGGCCCATCCCGACGCACGCCCGATCGGCCGGATCGACGGCTGGGGGCATCGCACCGTCGGGCTGGGTTTGCGCCAGAAGCTCGAGCGCGCCGCTCACGACCCCTACGTGCTGCCCCATGTGCGGTCGGCCGTGCTCGACGCATTGCGCCGTGCACAGGTGAGCCTCGACGACGTCGACGGGTTCGAGGTGCACGACTGCTTCACCCCCAGCGAGTACCTGGCCATCGACCACATCGGACTGACCGGCCCGGGCGAATCCTGGAAAGCCATCGAAAACGGCGAGATCGAGATCGGCGGGCGGCTTCCGATCAACCCCAGCGGTGGACTCATCGGCGG
The nucleotide sequence above comes from Mycobacterium pseudokansasii. Encoded proteins:
- a CDS encoding type II toxin-antitoxin system Phd/YefM family antitoxin; amino-acid sequence: MAKTIPQRDLRNNNAKVIDEVAAGETFVVTRNGEPVAELRPLRAVRRRFITRDEVAALASTAVRIDHRQFRADLDRLIDQGL
- a CDS encoding type II toxin-antitoxin system VapC family toxin, with translation MTSGLLDTSVVVDWHDPAIVAALPDEMAISAITVAELAAGPLLATTPIEAARRQARLQEVESRLEPLPFDGAAVRSYGLIVAAVVHEGRKPRSRFADLLIGATAHANGLDLYSRNAEDFAGLEKLIRVVAV
- a CDS encoding MFS transporter; amino-acid sequence: MTVSEGLPPDGFPRTYLRRVVAASMAGTVVEWYEFFLYGTAATLVFSKVFFAQSGNDLDAILAAFVTYAVGFAARPLGGIVFGQLGDRFGRKKLLQLSLLLVGAATFLMGCLPTFTQIGYWAPALLVTLRFIQGFAVGGEWGGAVLLVAEHSPNASRGFWASWPQAGVPGGNMLATVVLLVLTSTLSDAAFLSWGWRVAFWLSAVVVLIGYYIRTKVTDAPIFLAAQQQSERANAASFGLTEVLKRYPRAVFTAMGMRFGENAMYYLVVTFSITYLKVHAHANTVAILWWLLAAHAAHFVVIPLAGHLSDRFGRRPIYFVGTVTAATWGFFAFPMMDSGRNAIIVSAVVIGLVFHGLMYATQPAAMAEMFPTRMRYSGVSLGYQVTSIVAGSLAPIIAVRLLDTYKSATPIAWYLAAAASVSALAVLVARETNGVDLADVDRADAQRLFAERNPVLPQEHHHGPEPIALVADTE
- a CDS encoding PE family protein: MTFVVTQPETLAAAAGNLQEIGSAVSAQNVAASAHTTSVAPAAADQVSALTAARFSAHAQLYQAISTQAAAIHQAFVAALAASANSYEATEAANAIAAG
- a CDS encoding PPE family protein → MLATDFGALPPEVNSALLYEGPGSGPMLTAATAWESLTAVLNSAAVSYASVVSALTLESWLGPASASMAAAAAPYAEWLSAAAEQARQTAAQASAAAAAYETARAAAVPPPVIAANRSQLALLVTTNTFGQNTPAIETIQADYAEMWAQDAAVMYQYAEASETASTLMPFSQPAHTADPTASASQAAQVPGGADASAVAGPAASIGPETLQLLAAAASSPLTSQLPAPAASITIPTPIGELDVLALYIAAIGTTSLSLSVVNTARPWYYGYNGFRPAPSPGAIQPTQGEPISSEREVLASSQRSVAGAPVSAGTGQAALVGGLSVPHGWTMAAPEIKLAVESLPSAGLTAAPTDLGGAPVGLLSGMALAGLAGRGAGGTGPRVPNEAAAEEDGEPRRKPTVVVIQQPPPAGGTPGNRPH
- a CDS encoding acetyl-CoA acetyltransferase, whose protein sequence is MDGTAGVWILGGYQSDFARNLTKERRDFADLTAEVVAGTLTEARVDAADIAATGVVHVANAFGEMFAAQGHLGAMPATMCDGLWDTPASRHEAACASGSVATLAAMADLRSGAYDSALVVGLELEKTVPGDTAAQYLGAAAWTGHEGAEARYLWPSMFAEVADEYDRRYGLDDTHLRAIAAVNYANARRNPNAQTRGWTIPDPITDDDTTNPITEGRLRRLDCSQMTDGGAGVVLVNDAYLRAHPDARPIGRIDGWGHRTVGLGLRQKLERAAHDPYVLPHVRSAVLDALRRAQVSLDDVDGFEVHDCFTPSEYLAIDHIGLTGPGESWKAIENGEIEIGGRLPINPSGGLIGGGHPVGASGVRMLLDAAKQVSGTAGDYQVEGARRFGTLNFGGSTATTVSFVVSTGEGA